One window from the genome of Cricetulus griseus strain 17A/GY chromosome 2, alternate assembly CriGri-PICRH-1.0, whole genome shotgun sequence encodes:
- the Spz1 gene encoding spermatogenic leucine zipper protein 1 — protein MASSDSSSEMPASPQTPNSIPCIKQGLSEPANPGITISLLEIGSLPPFCWGSLPPPKDSIRPLGRTGLVQKFSNLLKDVKDVLKSIAGNEEMMTTEVRESFDDASTSEDMLEPKIRGVDRRKKMGFRDMLTNFQLEKEQNMKKRREMILHNQSAKNAIQAHRRDRCNSEEKKGCDDMHLNIERGRYGSLHIHGEYRRLRNNMEQLLQEADHWSIQHRELSDLMRSYQESHKERREPSENNHICYQTQANNEPSTKQELEAQVKKLSHDTHSLHLIAALLENECQILQQRVDILRELHLHEAEPQQERPCYLQDRKYQKFVEADKMECNKQNPKVMEGTYPKKEKISRNSDACLTKKARNNRCNTRVGRKTLLVKRRTHSSFR, from the coding sequence ATGGCCAGTTCTGACAGCTCATCTGAGATGCCTGCCTCACCTCAAACTCCTAACTCTATTCCTTGTATTAAGCAAGGACTATCAGAACCAGCAAATCCTGGGATCACCATTTCCCTTCTTGAAATTGGATCACTACCCCCCTTCTGCTGGGGCTCCCTTCCACCACCAAAGGATAGTATTCGTCCACTAGGAAGAACAGGGTTGGTACAGAAATTTAGCAATCTCTTAAAAGATGTCAAAGATGTTCTTAAAAGTATAGCAGGCAATGAGGAGATGATGACTACAGAAGTCAGGGAGTCTTTTGACGATGCCAGCACTTCCGAGGATATGTTAGAACCTAAAATCAGAGGTGTtgataggagaaaaaaaatgggatttAGAGATATGCTCACTAATTTCCAACTAGAGAAAGAACAGAACATGAAGAAGAGGCGGGAGATGATATTGCATAACCAGAGTGCTAAGAACGCAATTCAAGCACATAGAAGGGATCGATGCaactcagaagagaaaaaaggctGTGATGACATGCATCTGAACATAGAAAGAGGCCGGTATGGATCCCTTCACATTCATGGGGAATATAGAAGACTCAGGAACAACATGGAGCAGTTACTGCAGGAAGCAGATCACTGGAGTATACAACACCGCGAGCTCAGTGATCTAATGAGGTCGTATCAGgaaagccacaaagaaaggagagaacccTCTGAAAACAATCACATCTGTTACCAAACCCAGGCCAACAACGAACCGTCAACCAAACAGGAGCTGGAGGCACAGGTAAAAAAGCTGAGCCATGACACGCACTCGCTGCATTTGATCGCAGCCCTGCTGGAGAACGAATGTCAGATCCTACAGCAAAGGGTAGATATTCTCAGGGAGCTCCATCTCCACGAAGCTGAACCCCAGCAAGAGAGGCCATGCTATCTGCAGGACAGGAAATATCAGAAGTTCGTGGAAGCAGACAAGATGGAATGTAACAAGCAGAACCCGAAGGTAATGGAAGGCACGTATCCTAAGAAAGAAAAGATCTCCAGGAACTCAGATGCTTGTCTGACAAAGAAGGCTCGGAATAACCGCTGCAACACCCGCGTTGGAAGAAAAACTCTCCTGGTGAAAAGGAGAACCCATAGCAGCTTCCGGTAA